One stretch of Castor canadensis chromosome 12, mCasCan1.hap1v2, whole genome shotgun sequence DNA includes these proteins:
- the Bola3 gene encoding bolA-like protein 3 → MAAWCPVAAAPLLRGSSGLPLLHCVCRMFASQTEGELKVTQILKEKFPQATAIKVTDISGGCGAMYEIKIESEEFKEKRTVQQHQMVNQALKEEIKGMHGLRIFTSVPKG, encoded by the exons ATGGCTGCATGGTGCCCGGTGGCGGCAGCGCCTCTGCTCCGCGGGAGCAGCGGG CTTCCTCTTCTCCACTGTGTCTGTCGGATGTTTGCCTCCCAGACTGAGGGGGAGCTCAAAGTCACCCAGATTCTCAAAGAAAAGTTTCCTCAAGCTACAGCTATCAAAGTCACTGACATTTCAG GAGGCTGTGGGGCGATGtatgaaattaaaattgaatCAGAAGAATTTAAGGAGAAGAGGACTGTCCAGCAGCACCAGATGGTTAATCAG gcactaaaagaagaaatcaaagggatGCATGGCCTGCGGATATTTACCTCTGTCCCCAAAGGCTGA